A genomic window from Camelina sativa cultivar DH55 chromosome 2, Cs, whole genome shotgun sequence includes:
- the LOC104714459 gene encoding probable galacturonosyltransferase 7 produces the protein MASADFEFRCFVGGLGWDTDDRALETPFSQYGDVVDSKASLLTFQDQVYALDDKWALSGLGYDHYVNAQAIKNAAVLHYNGNMKPWLEVGIPKHKNYWRKHMNREDRFLSDCNVNP, from the exons ATGGCGTCCGCAGATTTTGAGTTCCGGTGCTTCGTTGGAGGTCTAGGCTGGGACACCGATGACAGAGCTCTTGAGACACCCTTCTCTCAATACGGCGACGTTGTTGATTCCAAG GCAAGCTTGCTTACATTTCAAGACCAAGTTTATGCTCTAGACGACAAATGGGCACTATCAGGTCTTGGTTATGACCACTACGTCAATGCTCAAGCCATAAAAAATGCTGCCGTATTGCACTATAACGGGAACATGAAGCCGTGGCTTGAGGTGGGAATCCCAAAGCACAAAAACTATTGGAGAAAGCATATGAATCGGGAAGATCGGTTCTTGAGTGACTGTAACGTGAATCCTTGA
- the LOC104714483 gene encoding F-box protein SKIP17 isoform X2 → MDSPNPPTQIPNSVRPVPGSNQSYADSIISSLLSFPDSSSTSISSSFDRVLDKSLASASADESVQDRLCDRTLELASLLLDSTKRCFRKRASVHNSNSWFLPPELTIKVFSMLDTKSLMQASVCCTMFNKCAIDRVCYTHIDLTTSARYADKGIVSTVINRAGKELRSLKIGRVVRAAGSDSATPLLSGSCLSTLAYNHGFLGSRLRSLRLYNLRPIKYRSLCDALSVCPNITDLRIVGLYNITEELFNSLTIKCRLIEHLFLETYGALETKTGSSLIDFVANCPNLTSLTLIRFGLTDEWARNLVESSRKLKYLNLSRSPTIKGRFLRELGISCKDPPLKTLILRNCPKLQEKEVLEFCNSILAGNFKSIRHIDVSSNRGLVSSVRGKRCNKPNFPLERLKEEKSDVTFVAEFPMTSSKKLYDDEELRLIEMMEADDDEVDDDDDSDDDSEDVSDEDESDDDVGMGFHEEYLL, encoded by the exons ATGGATTCACCAAATCCTCCCACTCAAATCCCTAACTCGGTCCGTCCTGTTCCTGGCTCCAATCAGAGCTACGCCGATTCGATTATCTCATCGCTCCTCTCGTTTCCCGATTCCTCTTCGACCTCCATTAGCTCCTCCTTCGATCGAGTCCTCGACAAATCTCTCGCCTCCGCTTCCGCTGATGAATCCGTTCAGGATCGTCTCTGCGATCGTACTCTCGAACTCGCCTCTCTTCTCCTCGATTCCACTAAACGATGCTTCCGGAAACGAGCTTCTGTTCACAATTCCAATTCCTGGTTCCTACCCCCAGAACTCACCATCAAg GTGTTTTCGATGCTTGATACAAAGTCTCTGATGCAAGCATCTGTGTGCTGCACCATGTTCAACAAATGTGCCATTGACCGTGTATGTTACACCCACATCGACCTGACAACGTCTGCTAGATATGCTGATAAAGGAATTGTGTCTACTGTGATCAATCGAGCTGGAAAAGAACTcag ATCCCTCAAAATTGGTCGTGTTGTTCGGGCAGCTGGATCTGATTCTGCCACGCCTTTGCTTAGCGGATCATGTCTATCTACACTAGCCTATAATCATGGTTTTCTTGG GAGTCGCTTAAGAAGCCTTCGGCTTTACAATCTCAGACCGATAAAATACAGGTCCTTATGCGATGCGTTGTCAGTTTGTCCAAATATCACTGATCTGAGGATTGTTGGATT GTATAACATTACCGAGGAGCTATTTAACTCGCTGACAATAAAATGCCGCTTAATAGAACACCTGTTCTTAGAGACCTATG GTGCGTTAGAGACTAAAACAGGATCATCATTGATAGACTTTGTGGCCAACTGCCCCAACTTAACTTCTCTAACTCTCATACGTTTTGGACTAACCGATGAATGGGCCCGAAATCTTGTTGAG AGTTCTCGTAAACTGAAGTACCTGAATTTGTCCAGATCACCTACAATCAAAGGTCGTTTTTTGAg GGAGTTAGGAATTAGCTGCAAAGATCCTCCACTCAAGACTCTAATATTGCGTAACTGTCCTAAACTACAGGAG AAAGAGGTGTTGGAATTCTGTAACTCGATACTCGCAGGGAACTTCAAATCCATTCGGCACATT GATGTTTCAAGTAACCGCGGCTTAGTTTCTTCAGTCAGGGGCAAGAGATGTAACAAACCAAA TTTTCCACTGGAGAggctgaaagaagaaaaatcagatGTCACATTTGTGGCAGAATTTCCAATGACAAG TTCAAAAAAGCTCTACGATGACGAAGAGTTGAGGCTGATAGAGATGATGGAAGCTGACGACGATGAAGTggatgacgatgatgattcGGATGATGACTCGGAAGATGTATCGGATGAGGATGAGTCAGATGATGATGTCGGCATGGGCTTTCATGAAGAATATTTGTTATGA
- the LOC104714483 gene encoding F-box protein SKIP17 isoform X1 has product MDSPNPPTQIPNSVRPVPGSNQSYADSIISSLLSFPDSSSTSISSSFDRVLDKSLASASADESVQDRLCDRTLELASLLLDSTKRCFRKRASVHNSNSWFLPPELTIKVFSMLDTKSLMQASVCCTMFNKCAIDRVCYTHIDLTTSARYADKGIVSTVINRAGKELRSLKIGRVVRAAGSDSATPLLSGSCLSTLAYNHGFLGSRLRSLRLYNLRPIKYRSLCDALSVCPNITDLRIVGLYNITEELFNSLTIKCRLIEHLFLETYGYPRALETKTGSSLIDFVANCPNLTSLTLIRFGLTDEWARNLVESSRKLKYLNLSRSPTIKGRFLRELGISCKDPPLKTLILRNCPKLQEKEVLEFCNSILAGNFKSIRHIDVSSNRGLVSSVRGKRCNKPNFPLERLKEEKSDVTFVAEFPMTSSKKLYDDEELRLIEMMEADDDEVDDDDDSDDDSEDVSDEDESDDDVGMGFHEEYLL; this is encoded by the exons ATGGATTCACCAAATCCTCCCACTCAAATCCCTAACTCGGTCCGTCCTGTTCCTGGCTCCAATCAGAGCTACGCCGATTCGATTATCTCATCGCTCCTCTCGTTTCCCGATTCCTCTTCGACCTCCATTAGCTCCTCCTTCGATCGAGTCCTCGACAAATCTCTCGCCTCCGCTTCCGCTGATGAATCCGTTCAGGATCGTCTCTGCGATCGTACTCTCGAACTCGCCTCTCTTCTCCTCGATTCCACTAAACGATGCTTCCGGAAACGAGCTTCTGTTCACAATTCCAATTCCTGGTTCCTACCCCCAGAACTCACCATCAAg GTGTTTTCGATGCTTGATACAAAGTCTCTGATGCAAGCATCTGTGTGCTGCACCATGTTCAACAAATGTGCCATTGACCGTGTATGTTACACCCACATCGACCTGACAACGTCTGCTAGATATGCTGATAAAGGAATTGTGTCTACTGTGATCAATCGAGCTGGAAAAGAACTcag ATCCCTCAAAATTGGTCGTGTTGTTCGGGCAGCTGGATCTGATTCTGCCACGCCTTTGCTTAGCGGATCATGTCTATCTACACTAGCCTATAATCATGGTTTTCTTGG GAGTCGCTTAAGAAGCCTTCGGCTTTACAATCTCAGACCGATAAAATACAGGTCCTTATGCGATGCGTTGTCAGTTTGTCCAAATATCACTGATCTGAGGATTGTTGGATT GTATAACATTACCGAGGAGCTATTTAACTCGCTGACAATAAAATGCCGCTTAATAGAACACCTGTTCTTAGAGACCTATGGTTATCCAC GTGCGTTAGAGACTAAAACAGGATCATCATTGATAGACTTTGTGGCCAACTGCCCCAACTTAACTTCTCTAACTCTCATACGTTTTGGACTAACCGATGAATGGGCCCGAAATCTTGTTGAG AGTTCTCGTAAACTGAAGTACCTGAATTTGTCCAGATCACCTACAATCAAAGGTCGTTTTTTGAg GGAGTTAGGAATTAGCTGCAAAGATCCTCCACTCAAGACTCTAATATTGCGTAACTGTCCTAAACTACAGGAG AAAGAGGTGTTGGAATTCTGTAACTCGATACTCGCAGGGAACTTCAAATCCATTCGGCACATT GATGTTTCAAGTAACCGCGGCTTAGTTTCTTCAGTCAGGGGCAAGAGATGTAACAAACCAAA TTTTCCACTGGAGAggctgaaagaagaaaaatcagatGTCACATTTGTGGCAGAATTTCCAATGACAAG TTCAAAAAAGCTCTACGATGACGAAGAGTTGAGGCTGATAGAGATGATGGAAGCTGACGACGATGAAGTggatgacgatgatgattcGGATGATGACTCGGAAGATGTATCGGATGAGGATGAGTCAGATGATGATGTCGGCATGGGCTTTCATGAAGAATATTTGTTATGA